Proteins encoded by one window of Bacillota bacterium:
- a CDS encoding LacI family transcriptional regulator: protein MEKERVTIQDLASIIGTSPGTISRALNDKDGVGEELRARIKAVAKEMGYTPRRQHPKEVMLVFPLAGVGLGPYTSGLAVIQESLARQNCVAINGYERDPKSQVLIMESRNLAAAIYFCCNPNEEVIQVADKVALPLVLIHRESPLPHISSFVSDDFHGGYIATTHLLEQGRHRVAFLGPRKDYSPRLRWLGYCKAMEEQGATPIYYDPSYLNRPQELIRDLQARGVNGIFTWDDDTAERLMSVLLYHSIQIPKDIAVVGYNAMPPKEDGQLPALTSVYWPIDQVCQWAMDYIAQCLVPKEGLCPIKVKLTPRLIVRSSSVTT from the coding sequence ATGGAAAAGGAACGAGTCACCATCCAGGATCTAGCCAGTATTATTGGTACCTCTCCCGGCACCATCTCCCGGGCCCTCAATGACAAGGACGGCGTCGGTGAAGAGCTCCGGGCACGGATCAAGGCCGTAGCTAAGGAAATGGGGTATACACCCCGCCGACAACACCCAAAGGAAGTAATGTTAGTCTTTCCCCTGGCCGGGGTCGGCCTTGGTCCCTATACCAGCGGACTGGCGGTGATCCAGGAAAGCCTCGCCCGGCAAAACTGTGTAGCCATCAATGGCTATGAGCGGGATCCCAAATCCCAGGTCCTCATCATGGAAAGCCGAAACCTTGCCGCGGCCATCTATTTCTGCTGCAATCCCAATGAAGAAGTGATCCAAGTGGCCGACAAAGTCGCCCTTCCCCTCGTCCTCATCCATCGGGAAAGTCCCCTTCCCCACATTTCGTCCTTTGTCAGCGACGATTTCCACGGCGGATACATTGCCACCACCCATCTGCTAGAACAGGGACGCCATAGGGTGGCCTTCCTCGGTCCCCGGAAGGACTATTCCCCCCGGCTGCGCTGGCTGGGATACTGCAAAGCCATGGAAGAACAGGGCGCTACCCCCATATATTATGATCCCAGCTACCTAAATCGGCCCCAGGAATTAATCCGGGATCTGCAAGCCCGGGGAGTGAACGGGATCTTCACCTGGGACGACGATACGGCAGAACGGCTGATGAGTGTGTTACTTTACCACAGTATCCAGATCCCAAAGGACATCGCCGTCGTCGGCTACAACGCCATGCCCCCGAAGGAAGATGGCCAGCTCCCCGCGTTAACCTCGGTATATTGGCCCATCGACCAGGTGTGCCAATGGGCCATGGATTATATCGCCCAGTGTCTAGTGCCCAAGGAAGGACTCTGCCCCATCAAGGTAAAACTCACTCCGCGCTTGATCGTCCGTAGCTCATCGGTCACTACATAG